The following are encoded together in the Neomonachus schauinslandi chromosome X, ASM220157v2, whole genome shotgun sequence genome:
- the LUZP4 gene encoding leucine zipper protein 4 encodes MVIKMLIELDRRVDELSENFSIEIDDIIILKKLESKNTEPKKNGTQNRIKKNPISRQRAKAHRHHQQRGFSRFRKNTEKGNDTKPYEEPSGFKPRQSSLNKQPVNKQEKCNENSKSQAEKSGSQAEGNQHQLEGSQGQSSENQHHSERSHGQSESSCSQSESSHGQSERSHGQSERSHGQSESSHGQSERSRGQSERSRGQSQSSSGQLERSPGQSERSRGQSKDLVATQKDLVATERDLVATQRDIMATQRDLMATQRDIMATQRDIVATERDLVATQRDLVATQKDLIAN; translated from the exons ATGACATTATAATCCTTAAAAAGTTAGAAAGTAAAAACACTGAACCAAAAAAGAATGGAACACAGAACCGTATAAAAAAGAACCCAATTTCAAGACAGCGAGCAAAGGCTCATAGGCATCACCAGCAAAGAG gattCTCAAGATTCAGAAAGAACActgagaaaggaaatgatacaAAACCATACGAAGAACCCTCTGGATTCAAGCCCAGACAAAGCTCTTTAAACAAGCAGCCTGTAAATAAGCAG GAGAAGTGCAATGAAAATTCTAAGTCCCAAGCAGAGAAGAGTGGAAGCCAGGCGGAGGGGAACCAGCATCAACTGGAAGGATCTCAAGGCCAATCATCAGAAAATCAACACCATTCAGAGAGATCTCATGGCCAGTCGGAGAGTTCTTGTAGCCAGTCAGAGAGTTCTCATGGCCAGTCGGAAAGATCTCATGGCCAGTCAGAAAGATCTCATGGCCAGTCAGAGAGTTCTCATGGCCAGTCAGAGAGATCTCGAGGCCAATCCGAGAGATCTCGTGGCCAGTCACAGAGTTCTAGTGGCCAGTTGGAGAGATCTCCAGGCCAATCCGAGAGATCTCGTGGCCAGTCA AAAGATCTCGTGGCTACACAGAAAGATCTCGTGGCTACAGAGAGAGATCTCGTGGCTACACAGAGAGATATCATGGCTACACAGAGAGATCTCATGGCTACACAGAGAGATATCATGGCTACACAGAGAGATATCGTGGCTACAGAGAGAGATCTCGTGGCTACACAGAGAGATCTCGTGGCTACACAGAAAGATCTCATAGCCAATTAG